From a region of the Maridesulfovibrio ferrireducens genome:
- a CDS encoding UbiD family decarboxylase: MGYKNTRECLNALDTRGELLRIDQVVDANIEVGAIQRRVFQAGGPALLFTNVKGCQFPMAANIYGTKDRMNFIFRDTIEMVEKLMKLKLSPMEALKKPWNYLGAPKTAWHTMPKKVSTGPIMQNETTVSKLPQLVSWPMDGGGYVTLPQVYSESPEAPGYGGSNIGMYRVQLSGNDFIPDEEVGLHYQIHRGIGHHHAQAIKNNVPLKVNIFVGGAPAMTMGAVMPLPEGLAEIFFAGAIGGHRIPMVTRQGYLPIPAEADFCISGSIVTGSGKPEGPFGDHLGYYSLAHNFPVLKVDKVYHRNDAIWPFTTVGRPPQEDTMFGEFIHELTADLVPSVFSGVHEVHAVDAAGVHPLLLAVGSERYVPYAEERQPQELLTNAMSLLGNTQTSLSKYVFIAAKEDMRSDESCHDIPAFFRHMLERADLTRDLHFITRTTIDTLDYSGISLNQGSKLVFAAAGSKKRTLSTELPANINLPDGFSDAQIFAPGILIIKGTRHQMKRDQQDSQLDRLGEALKTAKGIEGFPMIIVADDANFTAKDWDNFLWVTFTRSDPATDMYGVNAFTHAKHWGAETAIIIDARLKTYHAPALEADPEVEKRVDALGAAGGPLHGII; the protein is encoded by the coding sequence ATGGGATATAAAAATACACGGGAATGCCTCAATGCACTTGATACACGCGGCGAACTGTTGCGCATAGATCAGGTTGTCGATGCAAACATCGAAGTAGGAGCAATCCAGCGCAGGGTATTTCAGGCCGGAGGGCCAGCCTTACTCTTCACAAATGTGAAGGGATGTCAGTTCCCCATGGCTGCAAATATTTACGGCACCAAAGACAGAATGAATTTCATCTTCCGTGACACCATTGAGATGGTCGAAAAGCTGATGAAACTTAAACTCAGCCCGATGGAAGCACTCAAAAAGCCGTGGAATTATCTTGGTGCCCCCAAAACGGCGTGGCATACCATGCCCAAAAAAGTTTCCACCGGCCCGATCATGCAAAACGAAACCACGGTTTCCAAACTACCGCAACTGGTATCATGGCCTATGGACGGCGGCGGATATGTGACCCTGCCGCAAGTTTATTCTGAAAGCCCTGAAGCTCCGGGCTACGGCGGTTCCAACATCGGCATGTATCGGGTACAGCTCTCCGGCAACGACTTTATTCCTGACGAAGAAGTCGGATTGCACTACCAGATTCATAGAGGAATCGGACATCATCACGCACAGGCAATCAAAAATAACGTTCCGCTCAAAGTGAACATTTTTGTCGGCGGCGCACCTGCCATGACTATGGGCGCAGTCATGCCTCTGCCCGAAGGACTAGCTGAAATCTTCTTTGCCGGAGCAATCGGCGGACACCGTATTCCCATGGTTACCCGTCAAGGATATCTGCCCATTCCTGCCGAAGCGGATTTCTGCATCAGCGGTTCCATTGTCACCGGATCAGGAAAACCCGAAGGCCCATTCGGCGACCATCTCGGTTACTATAGCCTTGCCCACAATTTTCCAGTCCTGAAAGTAGATAAAGTTTACCACCGCAACGATGCAATCTGGCCGTTTACAACAGTAGGCCGCCCTCCACAAGAAGACACCATGTTCGGTGAATTCATACACGAGCTGACAGCGGATCTCGTTCCGTCTGTATTTTCAGGAGTTCATGAAGTTCATGCGGTAGACGCGGCGGGAGTGCACCCTCTGCTTCTAGCTGTAGGCAGCGAACGTTACGTTCCGTATGCCGAAGAAAGACAGCCGCAGGAACTGCTCACCAACGCAATGTCACTGCTGGGGAACACACAGACTTCACTTTCAAAATATGTATTCATTGCGGCTAAAGAAGACATGCGCTCAGATGAATCATGTCATGACATACCGGCCTTCTTCCGCCATATGCTGGAGCGTGCCGATCTGACCCGCGATCTTCATTTCATCACCAGAACAACCATTGATACGCTGGATTATTCCGGCATCAGCCTGAATCAAGGGTCCAAGCTGGTCTTTGCCGCCGCAGGTTCAAAAAAACGTACACTATCCACAGAACTACCCGCAAATATCAACCTGCCTGATGGATTTAGCGACGCGCAGATATTCGCACCGGGCATCCTCATCATTAAAGGGACCAGACACCAGATGAAACGCGATCAGCAGGATTCGCAACTGGACAGACTGGGCGAAGCGTTAAAAACAGCCAAGGGCATTGAAGGGTTCCCAATGATAATAGTTGCGGACGATGCAAACTTCACTGCCAAAGATTGGGACAACTTTTTATGGGTGACTTTCACTCGCTCTGATCCGGCAACAGATATGTACGGAGTAAATGCATTCACCCACGCCAAGCACTGGGGCGCAGAAACAGCAATTATCATTGATGCCAGACTAAAAACATATCATGCGCCTGCTCTCGAAGCAGACCCCGAAGTCGAAAAACGGGTTGACGCACTTGGTGCTGCCGGTGGGCCACTGCACGGAATTATTTAA
- a CDS encoding NAD(P)/FAD-dependent oxidoreductase produces the protein MKPVLVEIKVTPDKINTANAIREAALKKAELPDDQNISTRVVRRSIDARSKRPLYVLQVAIGDPESVEPQGSVFQPAPLGDKRVIIVGAGPAGYFAALTLLENGIRPIVLERGKDVNARRKDLKKIYTEGLINPNSNYCFGEGGAGTYSDGKLYTRATKRGNVGRILDLFIANGAPSDIRIDAHPHLGSNVLPKIVSKMREDITACGGEIRFDAHVDDFILDGNRMTGVRINGSETISADAVLLATGHSARDIFHALVARKIKVEAKPFALGVRIEHPQPIIDKIFYHQSPRHENLPAASYRIATQVEGRGVFSFCMCPGGYIVPASTAPGELVLNGMSLAARNAPFANAGLVAEIRLEDVGKGNDPLAALDFQASVEKAMFAAGDGVTQKAPAQRVGDFVAGRISSKLPKTSYIPGIYSAPVHELLPFVVSESLRMALPELGRKFKGFDSNEAKVLAVESRTSSPVRIPRDRETFEHVSVKGFFPCGEGAGYAGGIISAAMDGEKCAQAIVNSLTGG, from the coding sequence ATGAAGCCAGTTCTTGTAGAAATAAAAGTCACCCCGGATAAAATTAATACTGCAAATGCAATCCGCGAAGCCGCGCTTAAAAAGGCGGAACTTCCCGATGATCAGAATATTTCCACTCGCGTTGTCCGCAGATCAATAGACGCGCGTTCCAAAAGACCGCTCTATGTGCTTCAAGTTGCGATTGGCGACCCGGAATCAGTAGAACCGCAAGGATCTGTTTTTCAGCCTGCCCCCCTTGGAGACAAACGGGTTATTATAGTCGGAGCAGGTCCAGCCGGATATTTCGCAGCCCTTACGCTTCTTGAAAACGGGATTCGTCCGATAGTGCTTGAGCGTGGTAAAGACGTAAATGCACGGCGCAAAGATCTCAAAAAAATATACACCGAAGGATTAATTAATCCGAACTCCAACTATTGTTTCGGCGAAGGCGGAGCCGGAACCTATTCTGACGGAAAGCTTTACACCCGCGCCACCAAACGCGGCAATGTCGGCAGGATTCTCGATCTGTTTATCGCCAACGGAGCACCATCGGACATTCGAATTGATGCACACCCGCATCTAGGGTCCAACGTTTTACCCAAAATCGTCAGTAAAATGCGTGAAGATATTACAGCTTGCGGCGGAGAAATCCGTTTTGATGCTCACGTGGATGACTTTATTCTGGATGGGAATCGCATGACGGGTGTCCGCATTAATGGTTCGGAAACCATTTCCGCCGATGCGGTCCTGCTGGCAACCGGACATTCTGCCAGAGATATTTTCCATGCTCTTGTCGCACGCAAAATAAAGGTCGAAGCAAAACCCTTCGCCCTCGGTGTCCGCATCGAGCATCCACAGCCTATCATCGACAAAATTTTCTACCATCAGTCCCCGCGACATGAGAATCTTCCTGCCGCCAGCTACCGGATTGCAACACAGGTTGAAGGGCGCGGAGTATTCTCCTTCTGCATGTGTCCCGGCGGATACATTGTTCCAGCATCCACCGCTCCGGGTGAACTTGTGCTCAACGGTATGAGCCTTGCCGCCAGAAACGCACCTTTCGCCAATGCCGGACTCGTTGCTGAAATCAGACTGGAAGATGTAGGCAAAGGTAACGATCCACTCGCGGCTCTGGATTTTCAGGCTTCAGTCGAAAAAGCAATGTTCGCAGCAGGTGACGGCGTGACGCAGAAAGCTCCAGCTCAGCGCGTCGGAGATTTCGTTGCGGGACGCATATCTTCAAAACTTCCGAAGACATCTTATATTCCCGGAATTTACAGCGCCCCAGTTCACGAACTACTGCCTTTTGTAGTTTCCGAAAGTTTACGCATGGCTCTGCCGGAACTTGGCCGCAAATTCAAAGGATTTGATTCAAATGAAGCCAAAGTACTGGCTGTAGAATCACGCACCAGCTCACCTGTGCGCATTCCCCGTGACCGTGAAACCTTTGAACATGTCAGTGTAAAAGGGTTCTTTCCATGCGGCGAGGGAGCGGGATACGCCGGTGGAATTATTTCAGCAGCCATGGACGGGGAAAAATGCGCTCAGGCAATAGTTAACTCACTAACAGGGGGCTGA
- a CDS encoding SulP family inorganic anion transporter produces the protein MKAGFKPTALRGDVFGGLTAGIIALPLALAFGVASGAGAAAGLYGAIILGFFATILGGTPTQVSGPTGPMTVVTATAVAAYSGDFQSVCMVIVLAGVIQILFGVFHLGGFVRFIPYPVISGFMTGIGVIIILLQIEPVLGCVGAGSPLMALAQMPEALANVSLPSLSLAVATMIIVFMIPPRITRVVPSPLIALVGMTAVAWTFHLPVPTIGEIPSGLPEFNLPSINLSQWSSIAGTAFALALLGTIDSLLTSIVADSVTKDHHDSNRELIGQGVGNALCGFMGGLPGAGATMRTVVNIKAGGRTRLSGVIHSMVLLVILLGAGPLAAHIPLAVLAGILVKVGVDILDYRLLRLVRKIPREDLMVMVTVFGVTVFVDLIVAVALGVTLAAIMTTWRIASQTRISILGAGKCKDKSFSDREIQEGSNFRIRVVTINGPFFFGTTSQMMDKVERLLGTRIVVVDCMEVPFIDISAVFALSEMVEKLRDVNIRVVLALEDGMYQRMKELGLIKIVGEENIFKSHGSALQMAQMLLDEEDETGHFFPHSAPC, from the coding sequence ATGAAAGCTGGCTTTAAGCCTACCGCTTTGCGGGGTGATGTTTTCGGAGGTCTGACTGCGGGTATTATTGCTTTACCCCTTGCTTTGGCTTTTGGTGTGGCAAGTGGCGCAGGAGCTGCCGCCGGTCTTTACGGTGCAATTATCCTTGGATTTTTTGCAACCATATTAGGTGGTACTCCTACTCAGGTTTCAGGGCCGACAGGCCCGATGACTGTGGTTACTGCTACAGCCGTAGCTGCTTATTCCGGGGATTTCCAATCTGTCTGTATGGTCATTGTTCTGGCGGGAGTCATTCAGATTCTTTTCGGCGTGTTCCATTTGGGAGGATTTGTCAGGTTTATCCCTTACCCGGTTATATCCGGTTTTATGACAGGTATCGGCGTAATTATTATTTTGCTTCAAATTGAGCCAGTGCTGGGTTGTGTGGGGGCTGGTTCTCCGTTAATGGCTCTCGCTCAAATGCCGGAAGCTCTGGCAAATGTGTCTCTTCCAAGTCTTTCTCTGGCTGTTGCAACCATGATCATTGTGTTTATGATTCCTCCACGTATCACGAGGGTTGTTCCGTCTCCTCTCATTGCTCTGGTGGGTATGACTGCTGTTGCATGGACTTTTCATCTGCCTGTGCCCACCATCGGAGAAATACCTTCGGGATTGCCGGAATTTAATTTACCATCCATCAATTTATCACAGTGGAGCAGTATCGCCGGAACAGCGTTTGCTCTGGCTTTGCTAGGAACAATAGACTCCTTGTTGACTTCTATAGTGGCGGACTCCGTAACCAAGGATCACCACGATTCAAACAGAGAGCTTATAGGACAAGGTGTAGGTAATGCTTTGTGCGGCTTTATGGGAGGTCTTCCCGGCGCAGGGGCAACCATGCGTACTGTCGTCAACATCAAGGCCGGAGGCCGGACCAGATTGTCCGGTGTTATTCATTCTATGGTGCTCTTGGTGATACTTTTAGGTGCGGGCCCATTGGCTGCACATATTCCGCTTGCTGTGCTTGCGGGTATTTTAGTCAAAGTCGGGGTTGATATCCTTGACTATAGACTGCTCCGTCTCGTTCGTAAAATCCCGCGCGAAGATTTAATGGTGATGGTAACAGTTTTCGGAGTTACGGTTTTCGTAGACTTGATTGTTGCTGTGGCTCTCGGAGTAACTCTTGCGGCGATTATGACTACGTGGCGCATAGCCAGTCAGACACGCATAAGTATTCTGGGTGCAGGAAAGTGCAAGGATAAGTCTTTTTCTGATCGTGAGATTCAGGAAGGCAGTAATTTCCGTATTCGTGTAGTCACCATAAACGGTCCGTTCTTTTTCGGTACAACTTCTCAGATGATGGATAAAGTAGAGCGCTTACTTGGTACGCGCATTGTTGTAGTGGACTGTATGGAAGTTCCCTTTATTGATATATCCGCAGTTTTTGCATTAAGCGAAATGGTTGAAAAACTTCGCGACGTAAACATCCGGGTTGTTCTCGCGCTGGAGGACGGCATGTATCAGCGCATGAAAGAACTTGGACTCATCAAGATTGTGGGCGAAGAGAACATTTTTAAAAGTCATGGCAGTGCCTTGCAAATGGCGCAGATGCTTTTAGATGAAGAAGATGAGACCGGACATTTTTTTCCTCACTCAGCCCCCTGTTAG
- a CDS encoding response regulator → MSVNVLLADDEKGFVDALDRRLTKRGYTVQQVNSGKAAVGILADDSSVDVVVLDVRMPEPNGLDTLHLIKTKYPAVEVIMLSAHGTPLCTMESIRWGAFKFLTKPVELDELVKTIDEAAKVGRFHRQKINAKELQMDQA, encoded by the coding sequence ATGTCCGTGAATGTACTTCTGGCCGATGATGAAAAAGGTTTTGTCGATGCTTTAGATCGGCGTCTGACAAAACGCGGTTATACTGTGCAACAGGTTAACAGCGGCAAAGCGGCTGTCGGTATCCTTGCAGATGATTCGAGTGTAGATGTGGTTGTGCTTGATGTTCGGATGCCGGAACCTAACGGGCTGGACACTCTACATCTTATTAAAACTAAGTATCCTGCTGTGGAAGTTATAATGCTGAGTGCTCACGGAACTCCTCTATGTACGATGGAAAGTATTCGCTGGGGAGCATTTAAATTTCTGACCAAACCTGTCGAGTTGGATGAGCTGGTTAAAACTATTGATGAAGCCGCTAAAGTAGGGCGTTTTCATCGCCAGAAGATTAACGCTAAAGAATTGCAAATGGATCAGGCCTAA
- a CDS encoding PEP/pyruvate-binding domain-containing protein, which yields MSFFDWLPFRKKQAEKTQEDLAEIRRTFATRYDHFRLLIQANSETHELMAELEEALRGFQPYGMHYVRALCTRISTSIFQMIRHLNELDQGSYEKLYAQFSVIQEKILPHLESRQHNGEGELVLALSEVGRDQADLCGPKMATLGEAGNKLGLKIPAGFVVTTASFRKFMKKEGLEEEVDRLIQTTDADDSEAMFQVSSKIMQLIIHSDLPDDVVTDILEAYDFLCASQGGEVKVAVRSSALGEDSEGAAFAGQYRSILNVDRSSLILACKEVMASKYSLQAMAYRINRGIRDEDVAMSVGCIMMVEAAAGGVAYSRSPMNIRDENISIYSVWGLPKAVVDGSVEADEFMVGRTVPMQVIGHHIADKKDKYVCDTGEGVCSVQQLTSRRNEPSLTDEQAVIIAEQAVRIEEHFGPAQDIEWAITKEGDLYILQCRPLMQLEDSPEGVLQNSSVFIPELSGGRTASPGVGSGPIFHVRKDADTLHFPDGSVLVLKQALPSRAALLSRCSAVITEQGGIAGHLANVSREFGVPALFGVKGALTSFEEGQVVTVDADGRAIYDGRITELLKEKPRHRLMRGSAVQATLRKAARHIVRLNLTDPDSPKFKPSHCKTLHDIMRYCHEMAVREMFEFGTKKEFVQAASRQLICNVPKQFWILNLGDGIAPEGRKRPDRCVLLEHINSAPMRALWEGMQAVPWEGPPAVHTKGLLSVMFEATVNPDLNTTSASRFSQKNYFMISERYCCLQSRFGFHFCGVEALLGDRVSENYASFQFKGGAANLERRILRAKFVGEILDEFDFRVRIREDNLNARLEGLERLSMERRLKILGYLITHTRQLDMIMTNSFEVEKYKKKFFEDFKLFPAVQ from the coding sequence ATGAGCTTCTTTGACTGGCTTCCTTTCAGGAAAAAACAAGCCGAGAAAACACAAGAAGATCTGGCTGAAATACGCCGGACGTTCGCGACCCGCTATGATCATTTCAGGTTGCTTATTCAGGCTAACTCCGAAACTCACGAATTGATGGCTGAGCTTGAAGAAGCTCTTCGTGGGTTTCAGCCTTACGGAATGCATTATGTGCGGGCTTTATGTACTCGCATTTCTACATCAATTTTCCAAATGATAAGACATCTTAATGAACTTGATCAGGGTTCATATGAAAAACTTTATGCTCAGTTTTCCGTCATTCAGGAAAAAATTTTACCTCACCTTGAATCTAGACAACACAACGGAGAAGGGGAGCTTGTTCTAGCTCTTTCTGAGGTAGGGCGGGATCAGGCAGATCTGTGCGGGCCTAAGATGGCAACCCTTGGTGAAGCTGGAAATAAGCTCGGGCTTAAAATTCCGGCAGGTTTTGTTGTAACAACTGCTTCCTTTCGCAAATTTATGAAAAAGGAAGGGTTGGAGGAAGAGGTCGATCGGCTGATTCAAACTACTGATGCTGATGATAGTGAAGCTATGTTTCAGGTTTCATCAAAGATCATGCAGTTGATTATTCATTCTGACCTGCCGGATGATGTCGTGACGGATATCTTGGAGGCATATGATTTTTTATGTGCCAGTCAGGGGGGAGAAGTAAAGGTCGCGGTCCGTTCAAGCGCTTTAGGTGAAGACAGTGAAGGGGCCGCTTTTGCGGGCCAGTATCGTTCTATTTTAAATGTAGATCGCAGTTCTCTGATTTTAGCCTGTAAAGAAGTCATGGCTTCCAAATATTCTTTGCAGGCGATGGCTTACCGCATCAATCGGGGCATCCGGGATGAGGATGTTGCAATGAGTGTCGGTTGTATAATGATGGTTGAAGCTGCCGCAGGCGGAGTTGCATATTCGCGGAGTCCTATGAATATCCGCGATGAAAATATTTCAATTTATTCCGTGTGGGGATTGCCGAAAGCTGTTGTTGACGGTTCTGTGGAGGCTGACGAATTTATGGTCGGTCGAACGGTTCCCATGCAGGTTATCGGTCACCATATAGCAGATAAGAAAGATAAATATGTCTGTGATACCGGAGAGGGTGTTTGCAGTGTACAGCAACTTACCAGTCGGAGAAATGAGCCTTCTTTAACTGATGAGCAAGCCGTGATCATTGCAGAACAGGCCGTTCGCATTGAGGAACATTTCGGCCCTGCTCAGGATATTGAATGGGCAATTACGAAAGAAGGCGATCTTTATATTTTGCAATGTAGGCCTTTAATGCAGCTTGAAGATTCCCCTGAAGGAGTGTTGCAAAACAGTTCGGTGTTTATTCCAGAGCTTTCGGGCGGAAGAACTGCCAGCCCGGGGGTTGGAAGCGGACCAATTTTTCATGTGCGTAAGGATGCAGATACTCTTCATTTTCCGGATGGCAGTGTTTTGGTTCTCAAGCAGGCTTTACCCAGTCGTGCGGCACTTCTGAGTCGATGCAGTGCTGTGATAACTGAGCAAGGCGGTATTGCCGGACATCTAGCCAATGTATCCAGGGAATTCGGAGTGCCTGCACTGTTCGGAGTGAAAGGTGCTTTGACCAGTTTTGAAGAAGGACAAGTTGTAACTGTGGATGCGGATGGGCGTGCAATTTATGACGGCCGGATTACCGAGTTGCTCAAAGAAAAACCAAGGCACCGGCTTATGCGCGGGAGTGCTGTTCAGGCTACACTCAGAAAAGCTGCAAGACATATTGTGCGGCTGAATCTGACCGATCCTGATTCACCTAAATTCAAACCTTCACACTGTAAAACTTTGCATGACATTATGCGTTATTGCCATGAGATGGCTGTTCGCGAAATGTTCGAGTTCGGTACTAAAAAGGAATTTGTTCAGGCCGCATCCCGCCAGCTTATCTGCAATGTTCCGAAACAATTCTGGATTCTTAATCTCGGTGACGGCATTGCTCCCGAAGGGAGAAAAAGACCGGATAGATGCGTTCTTCTGGAACATATAAATTCTGCTCCCATGCGCGCTTTATGGGAAGGCATGCAGGCTGTCCCATGGGAAGGTCCTCCGGCTGTGCATACCAAGGGATTGTTGTCTGTAATGTTTGAAGCAACGGTTAATCCTGATCTGAATACTACCAGCGCTTCTCGTTTTTCTCAGAAAAATTATTTCATGATTTCGGAAAGATATTGTTGTCTGCAATCACGTTTCGGTTTTCATTTTTGCGGAGTGGAAGCTTTGCTTGGCGACCGGGTAAGCGAGAATTATGCAAGTTTTCAATTCAAGGGCGGAGCCGCTAATCTGGAGCGTCGTATTCTGCGGGCAAAGTTCGTCGGTGAAATTCTCGATGAATTTGATTTCAGAGTGAGGATCAGGGAAGACAATTTGAATGCCCGCCTTGAGGGGCTTGAACGTTTGAGTATGGAAAGACGACTTAAAATTTTAGGTTATCTCATTACTCACACACGTCAGCTTGATATGATCATGACCAATAGTTTCGAAGTTGAAAAATATAAAAAGAAATTTTTCGAAGATTTTAAGCTGTTTCCTGCTGTACAATAG
- a CDS encoding sulfite exporter TauE/SafE family protein — translation MNFARKFYAAMQEAAIAHARWDLEVSTSIIRDKRKVWLIAILTALGLMVSLAFADELNLPEMLGGKKAYTPAFYTTGIFLASIAIGLCAGLITGCIGAGGGFIITPALMSAGIKGILAVGTDLFHIFAKAIMGTAVHKKLGNVSVGLAVAFLVGSGAGVLGGGILNRMIYEANPVASDAFISVIYVVLLGFLGIYAMSDFLRLRKAGGGGDAHGGGGGTGGLPAKLQSANIPPMISFDEDLIPGGKKISGLFVALCGLVVGFMAAIMGVGGGFLTFPMFVYVLGVSSFTTVGTDIFQIIFTAGFAAISQYAIYGFIFYTLAMGMLLGSLLGIQIGALVTKLVPGLYIRGFYALAILAGFVNRLFAMPGKLNDMKFISISQDLSGLLANIGNWLFFLTIGVFAVWVIGTFLSKTKELREG, via the coding sequence ATGAATTTCGCACGTAAATTTTATGCAGCGATGCAGGAGGCAGCCATAGCTCATGCAAGATGGGATTTGGAGGTTTCCACCAGCATTATTCGGGACAAACGCAAGGTTTGGCTTATTGCCATACTCACCGCGTTGGGATTGATGGTTTCTCTCGCATTTGCGGATGAACTCAATTTGCCGGAAATGCTTGGCGGTAAAAAGGCCTATACTCCCGCTTTTTATACAACAGGTATCTTTCTGGCCTCTATAGCCATCGGGCTGTGTGCAGGTTTGATTACTGGTTGTATCGGGGCTGGTGGTGGTTTCATCATTACTCCTGCTTTGATGTCGGCTGGTATTAAAGGGATTCTGGCTGTTGGTACCGATCTGTTCCATATCTTTGCAAAGGCAATCATGGGAACGGCTGTACATAAGAAACTTGGTAATGTTTCAGTTGGACTGGCGGTTGCCTTCCTAGTGGGGTCAGGAGCAGGTGTTCTCGGGGGCGGTATTTTGAACCGTATGATCTACGAGGCCAATCCTGTTGCATCTGATGCTTTTATTTCAGTTATCTATGTAGTTTTGCTAGGATTTCTTGGAATATATGCAATGTCTGACTTCCTGCGGTTGCGTAAAGCCGGAGGCGGCGGTGATGCGCACGGAGGCGGCGGCGGAACAGGCGGACTTCCTGCTAAGCTCCAGTCTGCGAATATTCCACCAATGATTTCTTTTGATGAAGATTTGATTCCCGGTGGTAAAAAAATCTCAGGTCTGTTTGTTGCTCTCTGTGGTTTAGTCGTCGGGTTTATGGCAGCGATCATGGGTGTTGGCGGAGGCTTTCTTACCTTCCCAATGTTTGTATACGTCCTTGGCGTAAGTTCTTTTACAACTGTTGGTACTGATATTTTCCAGATCATTTTTACCGCTGGATTTGCTGCAATAAGTCAGTACGCAATTTATGGTTTTATCTTTTATACTTTGGCAATGGGGATGTTACTGGGGTCGCTGCTGGGTATCCAGATAGGCGCACTCGTAACCAAGCTTGTTCCCGGATTATATATCCGTGGTTTTTACGCTCTGGCTATTTTGGCCGGTTTTGTAAACAGGCTGTTTGCTATGCCGGGTAAGTTAAATGATATGAAGTTCATTTCCATAAGTCAGGACTTGTCCGGGTTGCTAGCAAATATAGGTAACTGGCTATTCTTCCTGACCATCGGAGTCTTTGCAGTGTGGGTAATAGGTACGTTCCTATCCAAAACCAAGGAACTGAGAGAGGGCTAA